A window of Melospiza melodia melodia isolate bMelMel2 chromosome Z, bMelMel2.pri, whole genome shotgun sequence contains these coding sequences:
- the CETN3 gene encoding centrin-3 isoform X1 → MSLALRNELSVDKTKKKKRRELTEEQKQEIKDAFELFDTDKDRAINYHELKVAMRALGFDVKKADVLKILKDYDRESTGKITFEDFNEVVTDWILDRDPQEEILKAFKLFDDDDSGKISLRNLRRVARELGENMSDEELRAMIEEFDKDGDGESMCWQIQHHVILFLILLSF, encoded by the exons ATGAGCCTGGCCCTCAG GAATGAGCTCTCAGTAGACAAAactaagaagaagaaaagaagagagCTGACTGAGGAACAGAAGCAAGAAATTAAAGATGCCTTTGAATTGTTTGATACAGACAAGGATAGAGCGATAAATTATCATGAATTAAAG GTGGCAATGAGAGCCTTGGGTTTTGATGTGAAAAAAGCTGATGTCCTGAAAATACTTAAAGATTATGATCGCGAATCCACAGGCAAGATCACTTTTGAAGATTTTAATGAAGTTG TGACAGATTGGATACTGGACAGAGACCCTCAAGAAGAAATACTCAAGGCATTCAAATTGTTTGATGATGATGACTCTGGTAAAATAAGTCTGAGAAACCTGCGCCGGGTTGCTAGAGAATTGGGTGAAAATATGTCTGATGAAGAACTGCGAGCTATGATTGAAGAATTTGATAAGGATGGAGATGGAGAAAGTATGTGTTGGCAAATACAACACCATGTCATCTTGTTCTTAATTTTGTTATCTTTTTAG
- the CETN3 gene encoding centrin-3 isoform X2: MSLALRNELSVDKTKKKKRRELTEEQKQEIKDAFELFDTDKDRAINYHELKVAMRALGFDVKKADVLKILKDYDRESTGKITFEDFNEVVTDWILDRDPQEEILKAFKLFDDDDSGKISLRNLRRVARELGENMSDEELRAMIEEFDKDGDGEINQEEFIAIMTGDI, encoded by the exons ATGAGCCTGGCCCTCAG GAATGAGCTCTCAGTAGACAAAactaagaagaagaaaagaagagagCTGACTGAGGAACAGAAGCAAGAAATTAAAGATGCCTTTGAATTGTTTGATACAGACAAGGATAGAGCGATAAATTATCATGAATTAAAG GTGGCAATGAGAGCCTTGGGTTTTGATGTGAAAAAAGCTGATGTCCTGAAAATACTTAAAGATTATGATCGCGAATCCACAGGCAAGATCACTTTTGAAGATTTTAATGAAGTTG TGACAGATTGGATACTGGACAGAGACCCTCAAGAAGAAATACTCAAGGCATTCAAATTGTTTGATGATGATGACTCTGGTAAAATAAGTCTGAGAAACCTGCGCCGGGTTGCTAGAGAATTGGGTGAAAATATGTCTGATGAAGAACTGCGAGCTATGATTGAAGAATTTGATAAGGATGGAGATGGAGAAA tcaaTCAAGAAGAGTTTATTGCTATTATGACTGGAGATATTTAg
- the CETN3 gene encoding centrin-3 isoform X3, giving the protein MSLALRNELSVDKTKKKKRRELTEEQKQEIKDAFELFDTDKDRAINYHELKVAMRALGFDVKKADVLKILKDYDRESTVTDWILDRDPQEEILKAFKLFDDDDSGKISLRNLRRVARELGENMSDEELRAMIEEFDKDGDGEINQEEFIAIMTGDI; this is encoded by the exons ATGAGCCTGGCCCTCAG GAATGAGCTCTCAGTAGACAAAactaagaagaagaaaagaagagagCTGACTGAGGAACAGAAGCAAGAAATTAAAGATGCCTTTGAATTGTTTGATACAGACAAGGATAGAGCGATAAATTATCATGAATTAAAG GTGGCAATGAGAGCCTTGGGTTTTGATGTGAAAAAAGCTGATGTCCTGAAAATACTTAAAGATTATGATCGCGAATCCACAG TGACAGATTGGATACTGGACAGAGACCCTCAAGAAGAAATACTCAAGGCATTCAAATTGTTTGATGATGATGACTCTGGTAAAATAAGTCTGAGAAACCTGCGCCGGGTTGCTAGAGAATTGGGTGAAAATATGTCTGATGAAGAACTGCGAGCTATGATTGAAGAATTTGATAAGGATGGAGATGGAGAAA tcaaTCAAGAAGAGTTTATTGCTATTATGACTGGAGATATTTAg